The Pyxidicoccus sp. MSG2 DNA segment CGCGCCCAGGAACGCGAGCCCCACGGGCCAGACTCCCAGGCGGAGCTTCGACGGAAGCCCGCGTCCCTCCAGCAGCAGGAGCACGCCGCAGGTGAAGAGGAAGTCCCCGAGGTTCAGCCCGTACGTGTACCGGTAGAACACGGTGAACAGCACGAGCGCGGCGCACCGCGCCCACGCCGCCCGGGGCAGCCCGTACGCGAGCCACGCCAGCACCAGCGGCACCAGCCCGAAGAGGTGCGCGTAGAAGCCCTCGGCCTGGTGGTAGTGCAACAGCCGCAGGAGCAGCAGGGGCCAGGCGACGGCGGTGGCCGCCAGCAGCGCCACCTGCGCCGCCACCGCCGCGCGGGCGGTGCCCCACCGCCGCACGGTGACGACCTCCAGGCCCGAGACGAGCGCCAGCGCCAGCACGGCGGGCACGAGGTAGAAGCCGGCGCGGAAGCTGGTGAAGGCATCCAGCCCGAAGAGCTGCTCCAGCCCATACGTCACCGTATGGAAGACGGTGAAGCCCTGGTAGGTGCCGGGCGCGTGCGTGACGAAGTCGGCCCGCAGCGCGGCGTGGTTGCCGGCGTCGCCGCCTCCGGTGCTGACCAGCCCTCCCATGACGGGGATGCCCAGCAGGCGCCACGTCAGCCCCAGCATGGCCGCGAGGCAGAGTCCCTGGACCCCGGCGAGCAGCGCGTGGTCGGGCCACGGGCGCAGGGCCGACAGCACCGTCCACGTGAGGAAGGCGGCCAGCAGGACACCGGCGGCGGCGCCCACCCACAGGGGCAGTCCCAGGGTCGCCCGGAGCACGCTCGCCAGGACGAAGGGCAGGAGCCACGAGAGCAGCAGGAAGCCGAGCGCGCCGAGCCCGCGAGGGCGCGCCGCGAGGGATGGAGAGGGCTGTGGGTCGTGGGTGTCCGGCACGGGGCGGGGCCCTCCTACCCCATGTCCCAGGGCCGGCCAAGCCAAGGGGAGTCGGGGAGACTCCCGGCCGCTGCCCCCTGGCCACGGGGCCCGGGCCGGCGCAGACTCGGGGCACCGTGCTCCGAATCCTCGTGCCGCTTTTCGTGCTGCTGTGCGCCTCTTCCGCGTCCGCCCAATGCCTGGGAGACGGCGTGCAGCTCTTCCCCACGCCGGGCGCCATCGTCCCCACCAACACGCGCTTCCTCCTGGAGGGCGTGGGCACCGCGCGCCCGCAGGTGACGGCGCTGGTGGGCAAGAAGCTGCGGTTGGTGGCCGACAAACACGTGGTGGAGGTGAAGGCGCAGCGCGGCTGGGAGAGCAGCCTCGGCCGGGCCACTGTCATCCTCAAGGTGAGCGGGAAGCTGGAGCCGGACACGCGCTACACGCTGCGCGTGGACGAGGTGATTCCCAACGTCATGGTGCTCAACGGCCCCAGCACGGTGCTGCCCGAGTGGCGCACGGGCAAGGGCCCCGACAACTTCGCCCCGAAGTGGCTGAAGCGGCCCGCCGTCTCCGAGGGCATCCTCCGCCGCACGCCGCAGGGCACCGCCCGCTTCGTCCGGCTCAACCTGTCGCTGCGCGAGGACAGCCCCGCCTACCTCGTGGTGAAGCTGGAGCCCCGGCGTCCGGGCCCCGGCGTCCAGCAGTACGTGGTGCCGGTGCACAACAACACCGCCTTCATCGGTCACGAGGCGTGCAGCGGCACCTTCGCCATGGAGGACGGGCGCAGCTACCGCGCCCGCATCGAGGCCTTCGACTCCGCGGGCCAGATGGCCCCACCCGTACCGCCCGTGGACTTCGAGGCTCCCGCGGATTGAGGCGGGAAGGGGGAGGTGACTCCTTCCACCGGACGGGTGCGAAGATGCGGCGCTCCCTCTTCACACCCCGAGGCCCCTTGTTCATGTCGCAGCGTCCCTTCCGCTTCCTCGCCGCCCTGTCCACCGCGTTCCTGCTCGCCGCCTGCGGCGGGGATGACGACGACGGGGACTCCGGCGGGCTCACCCGCACCACGCTGAAGGCCGCGGCCGACCAGTACTGGGGCGCGCCGCGCTTCTCGCCGGACAGCTCCCGCATCGCCTTCGTGCGCGCGCTCGAGCAGGGCGACACGTACGAGGTGGCGGTGATGAAGGCGGATGGCACCGACGTCCGCATGCTGGCCAACGACGGCACCTACCTGACGGGCATCGCATGGAGCCCGGACGGCACCCGTCTCTACTACTCCGGCGACGAGGGCATCTTCAGCATCCCCGCCGCGGGCGGCACGGCGGTGCGGGAGTACGACGCCTTCGCCGCCTCGGCGCTGGACGTGTCGCCGGACGGCAAGAAGCTCGTCTATGGCGTCAATGGCAGCGGGCTGTCCATCCTCGACCTGACGACGCACACGGTGCAGCCGCTGAAGGACGACGGCTCGGCGCCAGCCTTCTCGCCGGACGGCAAGCGGCTGGCGTACGTCGACAGCCCGGAGTTCGACGTGCATGAGATTCGCGTCCTCACGCTCGCCACGGGGGAGAGCTCCCTGGTGACGGCCGACGCCAGCTACCTGTCCACGGCGGACTGGCTGCCCGACGGCCGGCTCGCCGCCCTCGCCGGGGACGGCATCTCCCTCTTCGACCTGTCGGGCGCGACGCCGAAGGGCACGCTGGTGCGCGACCAGTTCGCGGCGAAGGAGCTGGATGTCTCCCCGGACGGCAAGAAGATGGTGTACGCCATCAACGGGCAGGCCGACCTCTACGTGCTGACGGGCTTCTGAGCGGCGAGCCTTCCGGAGGGTGCATGACGACGGTGGACGTGGAGAGCCTCAAGCAGCGGATGGCCGCCTTCACGCTGACGCTGCAGGACGAAATCTGCGGCGCGCTGGAGCGGCTGGACGGCACGGCGCGCTTTCGCGAGGACCCGTGGACCCGTCCCGGCGGCGGCGGCGGGCGCAGCCGCGTGCTGGAGGACGGCGCCGTGCTGGAGAAGGCCGGCGTCAACACGTCCATCGTGTACGGCGAACTGGAGGAGCAGTTCGCCCAGAAGCTCCAGGGAGAGGGCCGCACCTTCTGGGCGGGCGGCATCTCCCTGGTGCTGCACCCGCGCAACCCGCACGTGCCCACCGTGCACGCCAACTACCGCTTCATCCACCAGGGCGGGAAGGCGTGGTTCGGCGGCGGCGCGGACCTGACGCCGTATTACCTCTATGAAGAGGACGCGGCGCACTTCCACCGCACGCACCAGGCCGCGTGTGACAGGCACGACGCGGCGTACTACCCGCGCTTCAAGGCCGCGTGTGACAAGTACTTCCACCTGCGCCACCGCGAGGAGTCGCGCGGCGTGGGCGGCATCTTCTTCGAGAACATGGGCGGTGAATTGGAGAAGGAGTTCGCCTTCGTGCAGGACTGCGGCCGGGCCTTCCTCGCCGCGTACCTGCCCATCGCCGAGCGGCGCAAGGACACGCCCGTCACCGAGGCCCAGCGCTTCTGGCAGGAGGTGCGGCGCGGGCGCTACGTGGAGTTCAACCTCGTCTATGACCGGGGCACCGTCTTCGGCCTGGAGACGCGCGGACGCACGGAGTCCATCCTCATGTCGCTGCCGCCGCAGGTGCGCTGGCGCTATGACCACCATCCCGAGCCCGGCTCCTGGGAGGCGCGGCTGGTGGAGGTGCTCCGCCACCCGCGCGACTGGGCGGGGGGCTGAGGACGCATGCGCTCGCGCAAGAAGCTGATGGCCATTGTCGCCGGGCTGGTGGTGCTGGGCCTCGCCGTCTGGGGCTGGCTCTACTACCGGGGCCTGCGCGCGCTGGGCGAGGGCCTGGCCCATGACGGCCGGGGTGGCGGTCTCTTCAAGGCCGACCCGCCCACCGACACGGAGGCGCGCGTCAACGTGCTCGCGCTGTGTGACGCGGTGCAGAGCTACCGTGACGAGCACGGCACGTACGTCGTCGCGGGCCCCACGCCGAA contains these protein-coding regions:
- a CDS encoding TolB family protein encodes the protein MSQRPFRFLAALSTAFLLAACGGDDDDGDSGGLTRTTLKAAADQYWGAPRFSPDSSRIAFVRALEQGDTYEVAVMKADGTDVRMLANDGTYLTGIAWSPDGTRLYYSGDEGIFSIPAAGGTAVREYDAFAASALDVSPDGKKLVYGVNGSGLSILDLTTHTVQPLKDDGSAPAFSPDGKRLAYVDSPEFDVHEIRVLTLATGESSLVTADASYLSTADWLPDGRLAALAGDGISLFDLSGATPKGTLVRDQFAAKELDVSPDGKKMVYAINGQADLYVLTGF
- the hemF gene encoding oxygen-dependent coproporphyrinogen oxidase — translated: MTTVDVESLKQRMAAFTLTLQDEICGALERLDGTARFREDPWTRPGGGGGRSRVLEDGAVLEKAGVNTSIVYGELEEQFAQKLQGEGRTFWAGGISLVLHPRNPHVPTVHANYRFIHQGGKAWFGGGADLTPYYLYEEDAAHFHRTHQAACDRHDAAYYPRFKAACDKYFHLRHREESRGVGGIFFENMGGELEKEFAFVQDCGRAFLAAYLPIAERRKDTPVTEAQRFWQEVRRGRYVEFNLVYDRGTVFGLETRGRTESILMSLPPQVRWRYDHHPEPGSWEARLVEVLRHPRDWAGG